The proteins below come from a single Miscanthus floridulus cultivar M001 chromosome 1, ASM1932011v1, whole genome shotgun sequence genomic window:
- the LOC136453618 gene encoding probable WRKY transcription factor 58 has product PYPYDHDMQLRATALFGGSGGLHAHALPPPPPVIEQPAKDGYSWRKYGQKQLKDAESPRNYYKCTRDGCPVKKVVERSFDGFIKEITYKGRHNHPRPQERGLAGGGNDALAAAEEDMDGPSDDDEDDALMHENDVDGAPGMGADGVAGQRVVKKPKIILQTTSEVDLLDDGYRWRKYGQKVVKGNQRPRSYYKCIADNCNVRKQIERAPTDPRCVLTTYTGRHKHDPPGRANKAAAGGSSADPAPPSANTASGSGAFQENWGARQLKEEF; this is encoded by the exons CCATATCCATACGACCATGACATGCAGCTGCGAGCGACCGCGCTcttcggcggcagcggcggcttgCACGCGCacgccctgccgccgccgccgccggtcatCGAGCAGCCGGCGAAGGACGGTTACAGCTGGCGCAAGTACGGGCAGAAGCAGCTCAAGGACGCCGAGTCGCCGCGGAACTACTACAAGTGCACCCGCGACGGGTGCCCCGTCAAGAAGGTCGTGGAGCGCTCCTTCGAcgggttcatcaaggagatcACCTACAAGGGTCGGCACAACCACCCGCGCCCACAGGAGCGCGGCCTCGCCGGTGGCGGTAACGatgccctcgccgccgccgaggaggACATGGACGGTCCCAGCGACGACGACGAAGACGACGCGTTGATGCATGAGAATGACGTCGACGGGGCTCCTGGCAT GGGCGCGGACGGCGTGGCCGGGCAGAGGGTGGTGAAGAAGCCCAAGATCATCCTCCAAACGACGAGCGAGGTGGATCTCCTGGACGACGGCTACCGGTGGCGCAAGTACGGGCAGAAGGTGGTCAAGGGCAACCAGCGGCCGAG GAGCTACTACAAGTGCATCGCCGACAATTGCAACGTGCGCAAGCAGATCGAGAGGGCGCCCACCGACCCCAGGTGCGTCCTGACGACGTACACAGGCCGCCACAAGCACGACCCGCCAGGACGGGCCAACAAAGCCGCCGCGGGCGGCTCTTCTGCTGATCCGGCCCCTCCATCTGCGAACACGGCTAGTGGAAGTGGGGCGTTTCAGGAGAATTGGGGGGCTCGGCAGCTGAAGGAGGAGTTCTAG